The Lactobacillus sp. CBA3605 genome contains a region encoding:
- a CDS encoding PTS transporter subunit EIIC, with the protein MDFKQAAQDILKAVGGAQNIGNMTHCATRLRLNLVDRSLADDKAVEAIPGVLNVVYQAGQYQILIGTEVPKLYAEFEKAVKIERGDAPVELTDEQKNAAKGSIISRMFSAISAIFAPLLPALAGSGILRGLLILVTQVGWVKTGSGTYVILYATSMSVFYFLPVLLAFTSAKRFGASPYISALIGSALLYPDFIALMGKAGNGAVTHFFGVPTVLMNYNSTVVPIILAIWAYSYLYKWLDKHVMENLKLVVLPAVSLLVMVPLTIIVIGPLGVYGGEAIAAFVNWLIGRSSILAGAVVGGGWSILVSMGIHWAVNPIMINNVANSGFDYICPWTFACNFAVIGTTLGVWLKARDSKLRGFALTGAITVALSAIIEPTLFGLLVKNRKLWLAQIIGGAIGGAYLGLTKVVTNAFVFGSVTTFPAFIEKNGSNFINAIIGLAIAFVVSTVLGYLFTKREEKLV; encoded by the coding sequence ATGGACTTTAAACAAGCGGCACAAGATATTTTAAAAGCGGTTGGTGGCGCCCAAAATATTGGTAATATGACCCATTGTGCCACTCGTTTACGCCTTAATTTGGTTGATCGGTCATTAGCGGATGATAAGGCAGTTGAAGCTATCCCAGGGGTATTAAATGTTGTCTATCAAGCTGGTCAATATCAGATCCTAATTGGTACTGAAGTACCTAAGTTATATGCTGAGTTTGAAAAGGCCGTTAAAATTGAGCGCGGTGATGCACCGGTTGAATTAACTGATGAACAAAAAAATGCTGCTAAGGGTAGTATCATTTCACGAATGTTTTCAGCGATTTCAGCAATCTTTGCACCCTTGCTCCCAGCTTTAGCGGGTTCTGGGATTTTGCGTGGTCTATTAATCTTAGTTACTCAAGTAGGTTGGGTTAAGACGGGTAGTGGGACGTATGTCATTTTATACGCAACATCGATGAGTGTCTTTTATTTTTTGCCAGTATTGTTAGCGTTTACTTCTGCAAAACGGTTTGGGGCTAGCCCGTATATTTCAGCACTAATTGGATCGGCATTATTGTACCCAGATTTTATTGCTTTGATGGGTAAAGCGGGTAATGGTGCAGTGACACATTTCTTCGGTGTTCCAACGGTTTTAATGAATTATAATTCAACAGTAGTCCCAATTATTTTGGCGATTTGGGCCTACTCATATCTGTATAAGTGGCTGGATAAACACGTTATGGAAAACTTGAAATTGGTTGTGTTACCAGCGGTTTCATTATTAGTGATGGTGCCGTTAACAATTATTGTTATTGGTCCTTTAGGTGTTTACGGCGGTGAAGCAATTGCAGCCTTTGTTAATTGGTTGATTGGTCGTAGTAGTATTTTAGCCGGCGCTGTTGTTGGTGGTGGTTGGAGTATTTTGGTCAGCATGGGAATTCATTGGGCTGTTAATCCAATTATGATTAATAATGTTGCTAACAGTGGTTTTGACTACATCTGTCCTTGGACATTTGCCTGCAACTTTGCGGTGATTGGGACAACATTGGGAGTTTGGCTAAAAGCGCGTGATAGTAAACTGCGAGGCTTTGCCTTAACTGGGGCGATTACGGTTGCTTTGTCGGCCATCATTGAGCCAACTTTATTCGGCTTGTTAGTTAAGAATCGTAAACTTTGGCTAGCACAAATCATAGGTGGCGCAATTGGTGGTGCCTATCTTGGACTGACTAAGGTCGTTACTAATGCTTTTGTTTTTGGCAGCGTTACCACTTTTCCAGCCTTTATTGAAAAGAATGGGAGTAACTTCATTAATGCGATTATTGGACTAGCCATTGCGTTTGTTGTTTCAACTGTGCTCGGTTATCTGTTTACTAAACGGGAAGAAAAATTAGTGTAG
- a CDS encoding DeoR/GlpR family DNA-binding transcription regulator, whose protein sequence is MIPYERQEKISQLLTARELVKIDELKAYLPEVSYSTLRRDLKTLENEGKIEYLNGGGVKAVTTTRELPMAQKAELHSKQKGLIAGRAAEEVCDGESIYVDSGSNCALLLNDLLDRNITIYTTNTTIFNVTREFNATIILLGGRYTSSISSLSGTLTENNLSTLYFDRAFLGVNGIDDEKGVTTPNISEATKKRLIKNNAKKTYLLCDSSKFHRIATVQAFQLTDVVIISDRTDQIIGKQVPILVP, encoded by the coding sequence ATGATTCCATATGAAAGACAAGAAAAAATTAGTCAATTATTGACAGCTCGAGAATTAGTCAAAATTGATGAACTTAAAGCTTATTTACCAGAAGTCTCGTATTCAACACTGCGGCGAGATTTAAAGACACTAGAAAATGAAGGTAAGATCGAGTATTTAAATGGTGGTGGTGTCAAAGCGGTCACGACCACTCGAGAATTACCAATGGCACAAAAAGCAGAATTACACTCGAAGCAAAAGGGACTAATCGCGGGTCGGGCTGCTGAAGAAGTTTGTGATGGTGAAAGTATTTATGTAGATTCGGGATCTAACTGTGCGTTACTATTGAATGATTTATTGGATCGGAATATTACGATTTATACGACAAATACAACGATTTTTAATGTTACTCGGGAGTTTAATGCGACGATTATTTTGTTAGGTGGACGCTATACGTCATCCATTTCATCGTTAAGCGGGACATTGACTGAGAATAATCTCAGTACGCTTTACTTCGATCGGGCTTTTCTTGGCGTTAATGGTATTGATGATGAAAAAGGAGTCACTACGCCTAACATTTCAGAGGCAACTAAAAAACGTTTGATAAAGAATAATGCTAAAAAAACATATTTACTCTGTGATAGCAGTAAATTTCATCGTATAGCTACGGTTCAAGCTTTTCAATTAACCGACGTTGTTATTATTTCTGATCGGACTGATCAGATAATTGGCAAGCAGGTTCCGATATTAGTCCCGTAA
- a CDS encoding PTS glucose transporter subunit IIA: MSFFKQRKVTIYAPATGNLKAIEKVPDQVFSSKAMGDGFAIEPKDGAIYAPIEGQITSIFPTKHAISLKTKGGFEILLHLGIDTVELNRAGFDIVVAEGDKVTATTKLVNMNLNYLAKQNKVSDVMVIFTNLEKHSVNYNEMAVTAGQVVGEIQ; the protein is encoded by the coding sequence ATGAGCTTTTTTAAACAACGTAAAGTGACAATTTATGCACCTGCGACTGGTAATCTTAAGGCAATCGAAAAGGTTCCTGATCAAGTTTTTTCAAGTAAAGCAATGGGCGATGGGTTCGCAATTGAACCAAAAGATGGAGCTATTTATGCACCAATTGAGGGCCAAATAACTTCGATATTTCCAACGAAACATGCGATTAGTCTAAAAACTAAAGGCGGGTTTGAAATTCTGTTACATCTTGGAATTGATACAGTCGAATTGAATAGGGCTGGTTTTGATATTGTAGTCGCGGAGGGTGACAAAGTAACTGCGACGACTAAATTAGTTAATATGAATCTAAACTATCTAGCTAAGCAGAACAAGGTTAGCGATGTAATGGTAATTTTTACAAATTTAGAGAAACATAGTGTCAATTACAATGAGATGGCAGTAACAGCTGGTCAAGTAGTCGGTGAAATTCAATAA